A section of the Oncorhynchus tshawytscha isolate Ot180627B linkage group LG09, Otsh_v2.0, whole genome shotgun sequence genome encodes:
- the anxa3b gene encoding annexin A3b: protein MANVWGDLDLLLDSPSSLTVTSTARGTIKEKAGFKAAEDVVALRKAIEGIGTTEKTLVEVLTGRSNAQRQLICKAYQEAANRTLVDDLKGDTHGDFEDLLVALVTPPALFDCHEVIRAIKGPGTTEETLTEIFASRSNKQIKALSDAYLAETGRSMTHDLKSEVSGDYATTLLILAEGKRDESTNVDPAKAKADAKALYEAGEKKWGTDESKFIDILCHRSVPQLRQTLVEYKALSNKTLQESIEREMSGNLEDLLVAIVKCVKSVPAYLAERLFKSTKGVGTTESVLTRIMVGRSEMDMLDIRAEFKKLFGCSLYSTIKSETAGSYGQALLKLCGEDD, encoded by the exons ATGGCCAATGTTTGG GGTGACTTGGATCTCCTTTTGGATTCACCTTCCTCTTTGACAGTAACG TCCACCGCCCGAGGAACCATTAAAGAGAAAGCGGGATTCAAAGCAGCAGAAGATGTAGTTGCTCTACGGAAGGCCATAGAGGGAATAG GTACCACTGAGAAGACTCTAGTTGAAGTTCTAACTGGGAGGAGCAATGCCCAGCGTCAGCTCATCTGTAAAGCGTACCAGGAAGCTGCCAACAGG ACATTAGTGGATGACCTGAAGGGGGACACCCATGGGGACTTTGAGGACTTGTTGGTTGCTCTGGTCACCCCTCCTGCTCTTTTCGACTGTCATGAGGTCATCAGAGCCATCAAG ggtcctgGGACAACTGAGGAGACTTTAACAGAGATATTTGCCTCAAGATCCAACAAGCAAATCAAGGCTCTATCTGATGCTTACTTAGCAG AAACTGGGCGATCAATGACTCACGACCTCAAGTCTGAGGTATCTGGGGACTATGCTACAACACTTCTCATCTTGGCTGAG GGAAAGCGAGATGAGAGTACGAATGTGGACCCGGCTAAAGCTAAAGCGGACGCTAAG gCCCTGTACGAGGCAGGAGAGAAGAAGTGGGGGACTGATGAAAGCAAGTTCATTGACATCCTGTGTCACCGGAGTGTTCCTCAGCTGAGACAGA CCCTAGTGGAGTATAAGGCCTTGAGCAACAAAACTCTACAGGAGAGCATTGAGAGGGAGATGTCAGGGAATCTAGAGGATCTACTGGTGGCTATTG TGAAATGTGTGAAGAGTGTTCCTGCCTACCTGGCTGAGAGACTGTTCAAAAGCACAAAG GGCGTGGGGACCACCGAGTCCGTTCTGACCAGGATCATGGTTGGCCGCTCTGAGATGGACATGCTGGACATCAGGGCAGAGTTTAAAAAGCTGTTTGGCTGTTCTCTCTACTCCACCATCAAG